The following coding sequences lie in one Lolium perenne isolate Kyuss_39 chromosome 2, Kyuss_2.0, whole genome shotgun sequence genomic window:
- the LOC127330511 gene encoding probable glycerol-3-phosphate acyltransferase 3: MATSTTSNRFAHRMLNLHRVIKNNLVSCLLGRHRQTTPGTTVAPALPPAPRLLGNSKTTVVVDVDALLLKSSAPSAATLFPPFFLVAVEAGNFARGFLLLALYPLLRVLTHETCLKAMVMVAFCGLRRNEAARIGRAVLPKYFFREATRVEALAEVAGALPKEVKVAALSRSFPTVMIEAFLKDYLGFDAVVGREVKSGCGYFAGVMEDEETSTERLRDALNQTEKKIITCCYPKPMVFHDGRLAFTPTPAAAFAMYIYFPFAIILAVVRIAIFTILPRRVTGVAAMLAGVRVRVTGAPPAAADGAGRLYACNHRTLLDAIAISTALGKTVFAVTYSLSWLSELISPIPLLRLTRGREEDRRRMASLLERGDVVVSPEGTTCREPYLLRFSPLFAELADEVSPVAVNERSSMFYGTSTSPGAKCFDSVYFLMNPRPEYSVHFLEPVPTAGRSSSIEVANQVQGLLADALDFTPTALTRKEKYLLLAGNEGTVTTKKSKGN; the protein is encoded by the coding sequence ATGGCGACATCGACGACGAGCAATCGCTTCGCCCACCGCATGCTCAACCTCCACCGCGTCATCAAGAACAACCTCGTCTCATGCCTCCTCGGGCGCCATCGCCAGACCACGCCGGGAACGACGGTAGCACCCGCCTTGCCGCCAGCACCACGTTTGCTCGGTAACAGCAAGACCACGGTGGTGGTTGACGTCGACGCGCTACtcctcaagtcttcggccccgtccGCGGCCACATTATTCCCGCCTTTCTTCCTCGTCGCCGTCGAGGCTGGTAACTTCGCCCGGGGATTCCTCCTGCTCGCGCTCTACCCGTTGCTGCGCGTCCTGACGCACGAGACGTGTTTGAAGGCCATGGTCATGGTCGCCTTCTGCGGGCTGCGGCGCAACGAGGCGGCGAGGATCGGCAGGGCCGTGCTACCCAAGTATTTCTTCAGGGAGGCTACGCGCGTGGAGGCGCTAGCGGAGGTGGCCGGAGCGCTGCCCAAAGAGGTGAAGGTGGCGGCGTTGAGCAGATCTTTTCCGACGGTGATGATCGAGGCGTTCTTGAAAGATTACCTGGGGTTCGACGCGGTGGTCGGCAGGGAGGTGAAGTCAGGTTGCGGGTACTTCGCCGGCGTGATGGAGGACGAAGAGACGAGCACTGAGAGGCTTAGGGACGCTCTAAATCAAACCGAGAAGAAGATCATCACATGCTGTTACCCGAAGCCGATGGTGTTCCACGACGGTCGGCTGGCGTTCACGCCGACGCCAGCGGCCGCGTTCGCCATGTACATCTACTTCCCCTTcgccatcatcctcgccgtcgtccgCATCGCCATCTTCACGATCCTTCCACGGCGCGTGACAGGCGTCGCCGCCATGCTCGCCGGAGTGCGGGTGCGTGTCACCGGCGCCCCTCCGGCCGCGGCAGACGGCGCCGGCCGGCTGTACGCGTGCAACCACCGCACGCTCCTCGACGCGATCGCCATCTCCACCGCGCTCGGGAAGACCGTCTTCGCCGTGACCTATAGCCTGAGCTGGCTGTCGGAGCTGATCTCGCCTATCCCGTTGCTCCGGCTGACCCGCGGCCGCGAGGAGGACCGGCGCCGCATGGCATCGCTGCTGGAGCGAGGCGACGTCGTTGTGTCCCCCGAGGGGACGACCTGCCGTGAGCCGTACCTGCTCCGTTTCAGCCCGTTGTTTGCCGAGCTCGCCGACGAGGTGAGCCCCGTGGCGGTGAACGAGCGCTCGAGCATGTTCTACGGCACGTCCACGTCGCCTGGCGCCAAGTGCTTCGACTCGGTGTACTTCCTGATGAACCCGCGGCCGGAATACTCCGTCCACTTCTTGGAGCCGGTGCCCACGGCCGGCCGGAGCAGCAGTATCGAGGTGGCGAACCAGGTGCAAGGCTTGCTCGCCGACGCGCTCGATTTCACGCCAACGGCCCTGACGAGGAAGGAAAAGTACTTGCTGCTCGCCGGGAACGAAGGGACAGTGACGACCAAGAAAAGCAAGGGCAATTAA
- the LOC127335234 gene encoding FBD-associated F-box protein At5g60610-like, with protein MEPQPIIGYSMDALQGILQSRNQSWDPRMLQIGIDVMLIHAYDSLPSLPAYTTAPLSHAAATASWVPDGADRIGHLPDPILRDVISRLPVKDAARTAVLASRWRSLWRSAPLVLDDIHLLTGIATGPAGRPRIGDETPGLADAVSRVLATHPGPFRSVHLTCSAMEAHRGEVARWLDALAAKAVQELAFINRPWPLDIRLPATLFRCASLTRLHLGVWKFPDTAAVPRSAAFPNLRELGLFFINMDERDLAFLLDRCPVLETLTMILQIGVSLRLVSRTVRCLQLCMTKVDDVAVVDAPRLDRFLLFMSGMSKTSRIKIGRAPNLRVLGYLEPREHVLEIGNTVISAGTKESPSTVVPSVKILGLEVKFAVRNEVKKVPSFLRCFPNLETLHVKSATADEATGKASLKLWKEGGPITCVLRHMKKLVFHEFQGLINEIVFLKFIAENARFLEKMVIVVAYACYSSGEDVNSKLKPLTCAKWVGGTCKLQVFKSPFEGTTGGPVYDIRLASEFSQIADPFDLIYYRESL; from the exons ATGGAACCGCAGCCGATCATCGGCTATAGCATGGACGCGCTGCAGGGCATCCTGCAGAGCCGGAACCAGAGCTGGGATCCCCGGATGCTGCAGATCGGCATCGACGTCATGCTCATCCACGCCTACGACTCCCTCCCCTCCCTGCCCGCCTACACCACCGCCCCTCTCTCGCACGCCGCCGCGACCGCATCGTGGGTCCCCGACGGCGCCGACCGCATCGGCCACCTCCCCGACCCCATCCTCCGCGACGTCATCTCCCGCCTCCCCGTCAAGGACGCCGCGCGCACCGCCGTGCTCGCCTCGCGCTGGCGCTCGCTCTGGCGCTCGGCGCCCCTTGTCCTCGACGACATCCACCTCCTCACGGGCATCGCCACTGGTCCGGCCGGCCGGCCCCGCATCGGCGACGAGACTCCCGGCCTCGCCGACGCGGTGTCCCGCGTCCTCGCGACGCACCCGGGCCCCTTCCGCTCCGTCCACCTCACCTGCAGCGCCATGGAGGCGCACCGGGGCGAGGTAGCACGCTGGCTCGACGCCCTCGCCGCCAAGGCCGTCCAAGAGCTCGCCTTTATCAACCGCCCCTGGCCGCTCGACATCCGCCTCCCGGCCACGCTCTTCAGGTGCGCCTCCCTCACCCGCCTGCACCTGGGCGTCTGGAAGTTCCCGGACACCGCCGCCGTCCCGCGCTCCGCCGCCTTCCCCAACCTCCGGGAGCTCGGCCTCTTCTTCATCAACATGGATGAGCGCGACCTCGCCTTCCTGCTCGACAGATGCCCCGTCCTGGAGACCCTCACTATGATTTTGCAGATCGGAGTGAGCCTCCGCCTCGTAAGCCGCACCGTGCGGTGCCTTCAGCTATGCATGACCAAGGTGGACGACGTCGCCGTAGTGGATGCCCCTCGCCTGGACAGGTTCTTGCTGTTTATGTCTGGGATGAGCAAGACATCCAGGATCAAGATTGGCCGTGCGCCCAACCTGCGCGTGCTGGGATACCTTGAGCCAAGAGAGCACGTGTTGGAGATTGGCAACACTGTCATCTCG GCTGGAACTAAGGAGAGCCCGAGCACTGTTGTCCCGAGTGTCAAGATCTTGGGATTGGAGGTGAAATTTGCTGTCCGCAACGAAGTCAAGAAAGTGCCCAGCTTCCTCAGGTGTTTTCCCAACCTCGAGACGCTCCATGTCAAG TCTGCGACAGCTGATGAGGCCACCGGCAAGGCTAGTCTCAAGTTATGGAAAGAGGGTGGTCCCATTACCTGTGtcctgcgacatatgaagaagttGGTTTTCCATGAGTTCCAAGGTTTGATCAACGAGATTGTGTTCCTCAAGTTCATCGCTGAGAATGCTCGCTTtctggagaagatggtgattgtGGTGGCCTATGCATGTTACTCTTCAGGGGAGGATGTGaattccaagctgaagcctctcaCTTGTGCAAAATGGGTCGGTGGAACTTGTAAACTTCAAGTCTTCAAGAGCCCATTTGAAGGGACAACAGGTGGTCCAGTTTATGATATCCGATTGGCATCTGAGTTTTCGCAAATTGCTGATCCTTTTGACCTGATCTACTATAGAGAATCACTGTAA